TCCAGTCGCTCGTTGTCGTTCGAGCGCTTGCCCTCGGGCGTGTTGTGCGACGAGCGGTGGGTGAAGGCCTGCTCGTAGAGCCACATGCTGTTCGGATAGAATCCCAACATGCGATACATCGATGAATAAGGCTCCTTGTTCCTGAGAACAAAGAGCCTTGCTATCATTTGGAAAAAACGATTCACCGTTACTTCTCGAATTTCTTGACGATCACGCTGGCGTTATGCCCGCCGAAGCCGAACGTGTTAGAAAGCGCCGCGCGAACGGTGCGTTTCTGGGCCTTATTGAAGGTGAAGTTCAGCTTGTAGTCGATCTCCGGGTCGTCGTCGCCCTCGGCGTGGTTGATCGTCGGCGGCACGATGTCGTTCTTCACCGCCAGCACCGATGCCAATGCCTCGACGGCTCCGGCGGCGCCGAGCAGGTGGCCCGTCATGGACTTCGTCGAGCTGATATTCAGTTCGTAGGCATGATTACCGAAAACTTGCTTGATAGCTCGCACTTCGGAGATGTCGCCGATTGGCGTCGAAGTCCCGTGCACGTTGATATAATCGATGGCGTCGGGTGTGAGATCGGCGTCTTCCAGCGCGTTTTGCATCACTAAGATGGCGCCTAAGCCTTCTGGATGACTGGCCGTCAGGTGGTACGCGTCGGCCGAGAGACCAGATCCCACCACTTCGGCGTAGATCTTCGCTCCGCGAGCCACGGCGTGCTCCATCTCTTCCAACACCAGCCCCGCGGCACCTTCGCCAAGCACGAATCCGTCACGGCTACCGCTGAACGGACGTGAGGCGGTCTGCGGCGAATCGTTACGCGTCGAGAGCGCATTCATGGCGTTGAATCCGCCCACGCCCACGATGGCCACGGCTGCTTCCGCTCCGCCGGCTACGATGACGTTGGCCTTACCCAGTCGGATATAGTTGAACGCATCGGCGATCGCATTCGTCGACGAAGCGCAGGCTGAAACGGTGGCAAAGTTTGGCCCCCGGAAACCGTATTTGATCGAGATATGTCCCGCTGCAATGTCTGCAATGATCTTAGGGATGAAGAAGGGGTTGAAGCGTGGTCCACGCTCCTCGTTGTAGTCCCGCACCTCGTCCTCAAACGAGCGGATCCCTCCGATACCGGCGGCGAAGATGACCCCGATCCGGTTCAGGTCTTCCTTCTCCAAGTCCAATGCGGCGTCTTCGATCGCTTCGGTGGCCGATACGAGCGCCAACTGAGCGTAGCGGTCGTATTTGCGCGCCTCTTTTCGGTCAAAGTGTTTCGATGCATCGAAGCCCTTCACCTCGCAGGCAAACTGCGTCTTGAATTTGGAGGCATCAAACTGAGTGATGGGCCCGGCTCCGCTCACCCCGTTCAGTAACGCCGCCCACGTTTCCGGGGCGGTGTTTCCGATCGGAGTGATGGCTCCAAGGCCCGTCACTACGACTCTTTTTAATTCCATGACGAATAAAAAGCGTGGGGATTACTTCGCGTTTGCTTCGATATAAGCAATGGCGTCTCCTACCGTGGAGATCTTCTCAGCCTGATCATCCGGAATCGAAAGACCGAACTCCTTCTCAAACTCCATGATCAACTCTACTGTGTCGAGAGAGTCTGCACCCAAGTCGTTGGTGAAGCTCGCTTCGTTTGTTACTTCCGATTCCTCGACACTCAACTTGTCCACAATAATCGCCTTTACGCGAGATGCTACATCAGACATAATTCTAAGTTTTAAAGATTAGTGTAATACTACATTTTTACATTTGCGCCGCAAAGGAAAGTATTTTCCCCCGTCACTCATTGGTTTTGTCCTATAAAAAACCCCAAATCCTGCACATTCGCGCTTTGTTTGTGCACTTCATAGCTCCACAATTGATCCATAATCGAAATGAGACGAATAGCCATCCTCGCTTCGGGCAACGGTAGCAACGCCGAAAACATTGCCCGATATTTCTCCGGAAATAGGTCCGTAGACATCGTTTTTATCTGCTCCAACAATCCCCGCGCACGGGTTCACGAACGGGCCGCACGCTTAGGGATCCCCTCCATGACCTTTTCCAATGCAGACTTCGCCGACGGTACAGCGGTGCTCAAGAAACTCTCCGAGGCTGCGATTGATTTCATCGTCTTGGCTGGATTCATGAACAAGATCCCCGACGTGATACTCCAGGCCTATCCGGAGAGAATCCTGAACATTCATCCCGCCCTCCTGCCCCGCCACGGAGGCAAGGGTATGTATGGCATGCATGTGCATGAGGCCGTGATCGCAGCTGGCGACAGGGTGACGGGCATCACCATACATTATATTAATAGCTGCTACGACGAGGGACGTATCGTCTTTCAGGCGCAATGCCCTGTATTGCCCGGCGACAGCGCCTTAGAGGTGGCTACGCGGGTGCATGCACTCGAATACGCTTACTATCCGCAGGTGATTGAGCATGTGCTATGTGGAAGTCCCCTTCCTGATCAGGCCTAATCGTCAGACCACACGTCTATGGCAAAGACGCTCATCATCCGACTCTCGGCCATCGGCGACGTGGCTATGACTATCCCCATCATCTATTCCGTCGCACGTGCTCACCCAGAGGACGCGTTTACGGTGCTGACGCAGCCCTTCCTTACTACGCTTTTTATTCACCGTCCGGAGAATGTGACCCTCGTCGGGGTCGATACGAAGGGTGCGGAGCACTCGCTGTGGGGCGTTGTGCGATTGGCCCTTCGGCTGACGCATGAACGATTTGACCGAGTGGTGGATCTGCACAATGTGATCCGTAGCCGAGCGATTGGACTCGTGTTTCAATTGCGGGGAGTACCCGTCTATCGGCTGGACAAGATGCGGCGGGAACGTCGGGCATTGACGGCACGTCCGCCTAAAATGATCCGCCCACTACGGCCCGTAACAGAGCGCTATGCTGACGTCTTTCGGGCAGCTGGACTATCGTTTTCACGCACGTTCGTGTCGCTTTTTGCAGCTCATCCGGTTGACGAGACGGTGATCAGCGAGATGGCTGGAGAGAAGACGGGCCATTGGGTGGGTGTTGCGCCCTTCGCCCGCCATGTGGGCAAGATCTATCCGCCTGCGCAGATGGAGCGGGTGATCGATCTGCTATCCGGACGTGAGGACATCACCTTGTTTCTATTTGGGGGAAAGGGGGACGAGCAAGCGGTGCTTGACCGCTGGGCTGCGGCGCGGCCGCGGGTGCGGAGTATGGCCGGCCGGTACACGCTCAATCAGGAGTTGGCCTTGATCAGCCGCTTGGACGTATTGCTCTGCATGGACTCGGCCAACATGCACTTTGCTGCGCTTGTTGGCACACCGGTCGTCTCTGTTTGGGGCGCCACGCACCCTTTCGCCGGCTTCTATCCGTACGGACTGTCGCCGGAGGACGCCATCCAAGAGGATCTGGATTGTCGCCCCTGCTCCACCTTTGGCGACAAGCCCTGCCATCGTGGCGACTGGGCCTGCATGACGCGTATTGCTCCCGAGCGGATCGTGCGCCGGGTCGTGGAGCGGCTCGGGGGACTCAAACCCTAATCACATTTCGCTTTCGAGCTGCAGGGCCATGGCTTCTTCCGCTTGATTCTCATTCAGCAGCTGTTCAATAGATGGGTGCGTTGGCCGGTTGGTCTTGGTTGCACCTGCACCGGATTCAGCCTGCTTGCGGCGGTTGCATTCG
The sequence above is drawn from the Tannerella serpentiformis genome and encodes:
- the fabF gene encoding beta-ketoacyl-ACP synthase II, translated to MELKRVVVTGLGAITPIGNTAPETWAALLNGVSGAGPITQFDASKFKTQFACEVKGFDASKHFDRKEARKYDRYAQLALVSATEAIEDAALDLEKEDLNRIGVIFAAGIGGIRSFEDEVRDYNEERGPRFNPFFIPKIIADIAAGHISIKYGFRGPNFATVSACASSTNAIADAFNYIRLGKANVIVAGGAEAAVAIVGVGGFNAMNALSTRNDSPQTASRPFSGSRDGFVLGEGAAGLVLEEMEHAVARGAKIYAEVVGSGLSADAYHLTASHPEGLGAILVMQNALEDADLTPDAIDYINVHGTSTPIGDISEVRAIKQVFGNHAYELNISSTKSMTGHLLGAAGAVEALASVLAVKNDIVPPTINHAEGDDDPEIDYKLNFTFNKAQKRTVRAALSNTFGFGGHNASVIVKKFEK
- a CDS encoding acyl carrier protein; translated protein: MSDVASRVKAIIVDKLSVEESEVTNEASFTNDLGADSLDTVELIMEFEKEFGLSIPDDQAEKISTVGDAIAYIEANAK
- the purN gene encoding phosphoribosylglycinamide formyltransferase; protein product: MRRIAILASGNGSNAENIARYFSGNRSVDIVFICSNNPRARVHERAARLGIPSMTFSNADFADGTAVLKKLSEAAIDFIVLAGFMNKIPDVILQAYPERILNIHPALLPRHGGKGMYGMHVHEAVIAAGDRVTGITIHYINSCYDEGRIVFQAQCPVLPGDSALEVATRVHALEYAYYPQVIEHVLCGSPLPDQA
- a CDS encoding glycosyltransferase family 9 protein is translated as MAKTLIIRLSAIGDVAMTIPIIYSVARAHPEDAFTVLTQPFLTTLFIHRPENVTLVGVDTKGAEHSLWGVVRLALRLTHERFDRVVDLHNVIRSRAIGLVFQLRGVPVYRLDKMRRERRALTARPPKMIRPLRPVTERYADVFRAAGLSFSRTFVSLFAAHPVDETVISEMAGEKTGHWVGVAPFARHVGKIYPPAQMERVIDLLSGREDITLFLFGGKGDEQAVLDRWAAARPRVRSMAGRYTLNQELALISRLDVLLCMDSANMHFAALVGTPVVSVWGATHPFAGFYPYGLSPEDAIQEDLDCRPCSTFGDKPCHRGDWACMTRIAPERIVRRVVERLGGLKP